Proteins encoded within one genomic window of Gadus macrocephalus chromosome 16, ASM3116895v1:
- the ccnl1a gene encoding cyclin-L1a, which translates to MQQGVSGTTLSRRRRTNSSCRTSFCLVPCLGQVQLFGPIFLTLLLVEMAADPVSTSSNASTNNDGILIGDKVYSEVYLAIDNSLVPEEKLSPTPSMLDGLDLNTETDLRILGCELIQSAGILLKLPQVAMATGQVLFHRFFYSKSFVKHSFEIVAMACVNLASKIEEAPRRIRDVINVFHHLRQMRGKKGASSLILDQNYINTKNQVIKAERRVLKELGFCVHVKHPHKIIVMYLQVLECEKNQTLVQTAWNYMNDCLRTNVFVRFQAETIACACIYLAARALQMPLPSRPHWYLLFGASEEEIREICITTLKLYTRKKPNYDHLEKEVDRRKMFLAEAKLKAKGLNADGTPALSTLGGFSPASKPCSPAVVPVEDKSPKPQALKPVKKEPDNRAQVSKSPHNGLRKESKIGRNSSGSRSRTRSRSRSRSPRRHYNGRRSRSGTYSSRSRSHSPSPRRHQPSPLLPHLKPKASHHGNSDSKVSGRHSGSGGGSSGHKRKRSRSRSRTPIKGERERERERDRERGASDLASSKKHKHERGGGHHRGERREHERSRSYDRERERERGHKSKHHGSGGGGGGHSGHGRHRR; encoded by the exons ATGCAGCAGGGGGTTTCCGGGACTACTTTATCTCGGCGGAGGCGCACCAACAGTAGCTGCCGCACATCGTTCTGCCTTGTTCCGTGCTTGGGGCAAGTTCAGCTTTTCGGCCCGATTTTTCTAACACTTTTGTTGGTTGAAATGGCCGCGGATCCCGTTTCAACATCTTCTAATGCATCGACAAACAACGATGGCATCCTCATCGGTGATAAAGTGTACTCTGAAGTCTACCTGGCGATCGACAACTCTCTGGTTCCAGAGGAGAAGCTTTCTCCGACCCCCTCTATGCTCGACGGCCTAGACCTCAACACGGAGACCGACCTTCGGATCCTGGGATGTGAACTCATCCAGTCTGCGGGGATTCTGCTAAAGCTGCCCCAG GTGGCCATGGCGACGGGACAGGTTCTCTTCCATCGCTTTTTCTATTCCAAGTCCTTCGTCAAGCACAGTTTCGAG ATTGTAGCCATGGCTTGTGTCAACCTGGCCTCCAAGATAGAAGAAGCCCCGCGGCGGATACGAGACGTGATCAACGTCTTCCATCACCTACGGCAAATGCGAGGCAAAAA GGGTGCAAGTTCATTGATACTTGATCAGAACTACATAAATACCAAAAACCAAGTCATCAAAGCAGAACGGCGGGTCCTGAAGGAGCTGGGCTTCTGTGTGCATGTCAAGCATCCCCACAAG ATCATCGTCATGTACCTTCAAGTCCTGGAATGTGAGAAGAACCAAACGCTGGTCCAGACCGCCTG GAACTACATGAATGACTGCCTGAGGACAAATGTGTTTGTGCGGTTTCAAGCCGAGACCATCGCCTGTGCCTGCATATACTTGGCTGCCAGAGCTCTGCAG ATGCCGCTTCCATCCCGGCCTCATTGGTACCTTCTGTTTGGAGCCAGTGAGGAGGAGATCCGGGAGATCTGCATCACCACCCTCAAGCTGTACACCAGGAAGAAG CCCAACTACGATcacctggagaaggaggtggaccGGCGGAAGATGTTCCTGGCCGAGGCCAAGCTCAAGGCAAAGGGCCTGAACGCCGACGGCACGCCGGCCCTCTCCACGCTCGGCGGCTTCTCCCCGGCCTCCAAGCCCTGCTCCCCGGCCGTGGTGCCGGTGGAGGACAAGTCCCCCAAGCCCCAAGCCCTGAAGCCTGTGAAGAAGGAGCCGGACAACCGAGCCCAGGTCTCCAAGAGCCCGCACAACGG GTTAAGAAAAGAGTCCAAGATCGGCAGGAACAGCAGCGGGTCCCGTTCTAGAACACGCTCCCGCTCCAGATCCCGCTCGCCCCGCAGACA CTACAACGGCAGACGCAGTCGCTCGGGGACCTAcagctcgcgctctcgctcccACAGCCCGTCGCCACGGCGACACCAGCCCTCGccgctcctcccccacctcaaaCCAAAGGCCAGTCACCACGGCAACAGCGACTCCAAGGTCTCCGGTCGCCACAGCGGCAGCGGCGGGGGCAGCTCAGGACACAAGAGGAAGCGGTCGCGCTCCCGGTCGCGCACCCCCATCAAAGGGGAGCGcgagcgggagagggagcgggacaGGGAGCGCGGTGCCTCGGACCTCGCCTCCTCCAAGAAGCACAAGCACGAGCGGGGCGGCGGGCACCACCGCGGGGAGAGGCGGGAACACGAGAGGTCCCGCTCCTACGAccgggagcgggagagggagcgcGGCCACAAGAGCAAACACCACGGtagtggcggtggcggcggaggGCACTCGGGGCACGGCCGGCACCGTCGCTGA